The proteins below come from a single Tachypleus tridentatus isolate NWPU-2018 chromosome 13, ASM421037v1, whole genome shotgun sequence genomic window:
- the LOC143238333 gene encoding uncharacterized protein LOC143238333, producing MLNIFCSISVRSEKMKFIFCLTLLLASAVYILAQTSCQECGTGRMNSQQRLACCNLGINEEQCCSYFALPNIPGGGPYTGHGVYGPKPYIPGNPSNAGGFYPPYQPYGGR from the exons atgttaaatattttctgtagtaTTTCG GTTAGAAGCGAAAAGATGAAGTTCATATTCTGTCTAACCTTGTTGCTCGCTAGCGCCGTCTACATTCTAGCTCAAACCAGCTGTCAGGAATGTGGAACAGGTAGAATGAATTCCCAACAGAGACTTGCTTGCTGTAACTTAGGAATCAATGAAGAACAGTGCTGTTCGTATTTTGCTTTACCCAACATACCTGGTGGAGGACCTTATACAGGACATGGTGTTTATGGACCTAAGCCTTACATTCCTGGCAATCCATCTAATGCTGGAGGGTTCTATCCTCCCTACCAACCGTATGGAGGTCGGTAA